In Planctobacterium marinum, the DNA window ATTTTTCCCCAACAAGTATGTCTTCTGTCAAAAAGGGCGTAAATGTTGTGGGTTATCTGCCCGGAGAGACCCAAAACCAATTTATTGTCATTACTGCCCATTATGATCATCTGGGCAAAAAAGGCCGGCACGTTTTCTCTGGTGCCAATGACAATGCTTCTGGTGTTGCAGCCCTGTTTTATCTTGCGCACAAATTAGGCAAGCGCGACACCGCCCTTTCCATCATATTCCTGGCAACAGATTACGAAGAGGCGGGATTGAAAGGTGCTGCAGCATTTCTTGAAGATAACCTGATAGCGCCAGAAAATATTAAATTGAATATCAATCTAGATATGATTGCTCAACCCGGCAGATACTGGACTCTTTATGCGTCCGGGACTCATCAGCAACCCCAGTTTAAGCCCGTGATTGAGCAAGTGATCACATCCTCTCCTGTATGTTTTGAAATGGGGTTGGATAAGCCATCCCGTAGTTATGATCGTAAAACCCGAATAGACTGGCGCAAAGCCAGCGACCACTGGGAGTTCGCACGGCGTGATATTCCTTGGTTATACTTGGGAGTAAAGGATTACAAATACTACCACACCCCAAGAGATACCATCGATAAGCTGTCTCGACCCTTTTATATTGGTGTGGTAGATACCGCCCTTAATACCGTCATCGCGATGGACCACTTTTTGTCGCGTTAGGGTTATTTTTTATTGCACCATTCTGAATCTCCATCTCGATCAATGCACCAATAAAGTGCAAATAATGATTTCATTTCTTACTTTAAAATAGTTAAGTTTATGAAAAATATAAATTATTTTCTCTGGCACAGGATTTGATTATCAAATGACGTGGAACACACCGCTTTTAAAATAGCCAAAATATGGGGAGCAATATATGAAATTAGTCAGTGCCATTATCAAGCCATTCAAGCTTGATGATGTCCGTGAAGCGATTTCGGACATCGGGATTGACGGCTTGACCGTGACAGAAGTTAAAGGTTTTGGTCGTCAAAAAGGTCACACCGAGTTATATCGTGGTGCCGAATACCAAGTGGACTTTTTACCTAAAGTGAAGTTAGAGATTGCTGTGCAAGACGACCAGGTTGAGCGTCTGGTGGAAGCAATCGTTAATGCCGCTAAAACCGGGAAAATTGGAGACGGTAAAGTCTTTGTTTTCGATCTTGAACACGCCGTTCGTATCCGTACCGGTGAAACTGATAGCGACGCTATCTAAGTCACATTAGGAGAACACAATGGAAACAACATTCGAACTACAATACGCACTGGATACTTTCTACTTTTTGGTATGTGGTGCCTTGGTAATGTGGATGGCCGCGGGTTTTGCCATGCTAGAAGCTGGCCTGGTACGCGCTAAAAACACCACCGAAATTCTGACTAAGAACGTAGCCTTGTATGCAATCGCCTGTACAATGTACATGATTTGCGGTTACTCAATCATGTATGGCGGTAGTGATTTCTCACTATTTTTAAGTGGTATTACTGGTGATGGTGCAACTGGCGCTGAAGATCCGGCTACCTATGCTCCGTCTGCGGATTTCTTCTTCCAGGTGGTCTTCGTTGCAACTGCAATGTCTATTGTATCTGGTGCAGTAGCTGAGCGTATGAAGCTTTGGGCATTCCTCGCTTTTGCCGTTGTTATGACTGGTTTTATCTACCCAATGGAAGGTCGTTGGACTTGGGGTGGCGAAGCTGTATTTGGTATGTACACCTTAGGAGACTTAGGTTTCTCCGACTTCGCTGGTTCAGGTATTGTACACATGGCGGGTGCAGCAGCTGCTCTTGCTGGTGTTATCTTACTGGGTGCTCGTAAGGGTAAATATAGCGCCGACGGAAAAGTTAATGCTATTCCGGGTGCCAACTTGCCACTAGCTACACTGGGTACATTCATCCTGTGGATGGGCTGGTTCGGTTTTAACGGTGGTTCAGTCTTGGCAACAGCAAGTGTTGAAAGTGCTAATGCCGTAGCCGTTGTATTCATGAACACTAACGCTGCTGCCGCTGGTGGTTTGATTGCTGCTCTTGCCGTAGCGAAATTCATGTTTAAGAAAGCTGACCTGACCATGGCCTTAAACGGTGCTTTGGCTGGTTTGGTTGCTATCACTGCTGAGCCCTCAACACCTACACCTCTGCAAGCAACATTATTTGGTGCCTTGGGCGGTGTATTGGTGGTCTTCTCTATCGTGGCTTTGGACAAATTCAAGATTGATGACCCAGTAGGTGCGATTTCAGTGCACGGTACTGTTGGTTTGTTAGGTCTGTTACTCGTCCCAGTAACTAACCCGCTTACTGAAGACGGTGGTGCTTCTTTCAGCGGCCAGTTAATTGGTGCGTTAACCATCTTCTTATGGGTATTCGTAGCAAGCTTCGTAGTTTGGTTTATCCTGAAAACAGTGATGGGTATCCGTGTAACTGAAGAAGAAGAGTACGAAGGTGTTGATACCACTGAGTGTGGTATGGAAGCCTACCCAGATTTTACCGTGAAAAGCTAATTTCACTGTAATCAGGAAATTTAATAATAACAAATTTGGGCGGCTCGTTTGACATCC includes these proteins:
- a CDS encoding M28 family peptidase, whose translation is MAEEQCRALNQQYTPQQVQLWQDLSYLSDPDMQGRKGGTEGARLARDYIVKRFAQSGLQPLAQLASQQDNQEADFAWHHYFSPTSMSSVKKGVNVVGYLPGETQNQFIVITAHYDHLGKKGRHVFSGANDNASGVAALFYLAHKLGKRDTALSIIFLATDYEEAGLKGAAAFLEDNLIAPENIKLNINLDMIAQPGRYWTLYASGTHQQPQFKPVIEQVITSSPVCFEMGLDKPSRSYDRKTRIDWRKASDHWEFARRDIPWLYLGVKDYKYYHTPRDTIDKLSRPFYIGVVDTALNTVIAMDHFLSR
- the glnK gene encoding P-II family nitrogen regulator encodes the protein MKLVSAIIKPFKLDDVREAISDIGIDGLTVTEVKGFGRQKGHTELYRGAEYQVDFLPKVKLEIAVQDDQVERLVEAIVNAAKTGKIGDGKVFVFDLEHAVRIRTGETDSDAI
- a CDS encoding ammonium transporter, producing the protein METTFELQYALDTFYFLVCGALVMWMAAGFAMLEAGLVRAKNTTEILTKNVALYAIACTMYMICGYSIMYGGSDFSLFLSGITGDGATGAEDPATYAPSADFFFQVVFVATAMSIVSGAVAERMKLWAFLAFAVVMTGFIYPMEGRWTWGGEAVFGMYTLGDLGFSDFAGSGIVHMAGAAAALAGVILLGARKGKYSADGKVNAIPGANLPLATLGTFILWMGWFGFNGGSVLATASVESANAVAVVFMNTNAAAAGGLIAALAVAKFMFKKADLTMALNGALAGLVAITAEPSTPTPLQATLFGALGGVLVVFSIVALDKFKIDDPVGAISVHGTVGLLGLLLVPVTNPLTEDGGASFSGQLIGALTIFLWVFVASFVVWFILKTVMGIRVTEEEEYEGVDTTECGMEAYPDFTVKS